Proteins found in one Nostoc sp. NIES-3756 genomic segment:
- a CDS encoding zinc-dependent dehydrogenase: MKAQVFRGVNQLSYEDIPVPTLEPDEVLVQVQVVGLCQSDIKKIRYPLYEPPRIFGHETAGTIAAVGSQVQGWQVGQRVAVMHHIPCMRCAYCLNDNFSMCNVYKNISTTAGFNPSGGGFAEYVKVPGHIVQNGGLIPIPDNISFEEASFVEPTNCCLKAVKKAQIEPGQTVLVTGAGPIGLMFIMLVKYFGAKAIATDLLPSRIDKALNVGAEAAFDARDPDLSAKIHALTDGFGVDVTLLAVPSEKAFFQALDFTRKGGKILFFAEFPDELEIPLNPNILYRREIDLMGSYSSSYRLQNLSADIVFNRRIDVQALISDRYPLKDLSAAVDQAIAPTPETYKILIYP, translated from the coding sequence GTGAAAGCACAGGTATTTAGAGGTGTAAATCAGCTATCTTACGAAGACATCCCCGTACCGACTCTGGAACCGGATGAAGTGCTGGTACAGGTGCAAGTAGTCGGTTTGTGTCAGTCAGATATTAAAAAAATTCGCTATCCTCTGTATGAACCACCGCGTATTTTCGGACATGAAACAGCCGGGACTATTGCCGCAGTCGGTTCTCAAGTACAAGGGTGGCAGGTAGGACAACGGGTAGCAGTTATGCACCACATTCCTTGTATGCGTTGTGCCTACTGCTTGAATGATAATTTTTCTATGTGCAATGTTTACAAAAACATTTCCACCACAGCTGGATTTAACCCTAGTGGTGGCGGTTTTGCTGAATATGTCAAAGTTCCTGGTCATATTGTCCAGAATGGTGGTTTGATACCCATCCCCGACAATATTAGTTTTGAAGAAGCAAGTTTTGTCGAACCAACTAACTGCTGCTTAAAAGCAGTGAAAAAAGCCCAAATTGAGCCAGGACAAACCGTTCTGGTAACTGGTGCGGGGCCGATTGGGTTAATGTTTATCATGTTGGTTAAATATTTTGGGGCAAAAGCGATCGCCACCGATTTGTTACCCTCAAGAATAGACAAAGCCCTCAACGTCGGTGCAGAAGCAGCATTTGATGCCCGTGATCCCGATTTAAGCGCAAAAATCCACGCCCTCACCGATGGCTTTGGTGTTGATGTGACACTCTTAGCTGTTCCCAGTGAAAAAGCCTTCTTTCAAGCCCTCGACTTTACTAGGAAGGGCGGAAAAATCCTATTTTTTGCCGAATTTCCCGACGAATTAGAAATCCCCCTAAACCCCAACATTCTCTACCGCCGTGAAATCGACTTGATGGGCAGTTACAGTTCATCCTATCGCTTACAAAATCTCTCGGCGGATATCGTATTCAATCGTCGTATTGATGTGCAAGCATTAATTAGCGATCGCTATCCTCTAAAAGATTTATCAGCAGCCGTAGACCAAGCGATCGCACCCACACCAGAAACTTATAAAATCCTGATTTATCCGTAA
- a CDS encoding inorganic phosphate transporter, protein MEIPIILVIVALLAFYVAWNLGANDVANAMGTSVGSKAITLRQAIIIAGVLEFTGAVLFGNEVTETLATKVANPDLFAATPQILVTGMMTVLISCGVWLQIATSRGLPVSSSHAVVGAIAGFSWVALGIGAIDWSSIGLITIGWILTPVISGAIAALFYSLIKHWILEQPNQVSQLKEWIPWLSAVLLGVFGVIVLPSLTQPLTDFLINQLGIKIPPHDIPLVTGIFATVGLSFINWRQLDKRQKAGEAREQELIISPSSPSSPSSPTPHSRLVNLDYARLPLVEPPLSTPIESLFARYQVLSACFVAFAHGSNDVGNAIAPLAAIVYVNQTGQVPSDGITVPLWILILGGAGIVGGLAVWGEKVIATIGENIITLQPSSGFCAELATATTILLASRMGLPVSTSHALVGGVVGVGLVQSLNSVKFQTLQGIATAWLVTVPISAILSATIFSIARILFF, encoded by the coding sequence ATGGAAATACCAATCATCCTAGTAATAGTCGCCCTATTAGCCTTCTACGTCGCCTGGAACTTGGGGGCTAACGATGTTGCCAACGCAATGGGAACTTCTGTCGGTTCCAAAGCCATCACCCTCAGACAAGCAATTATTATTGCTGGGGTGTTGGAGTTTACTGGTGCTGTCTTGTTTGGAAATGAGGTGACAGAAACCCTAGCAACAAAAGTCGCTAACCCCGACTTATTTGCAGCTACGCCCCAAATCTTGGTTACTGGCATGATGACAGTGCTAATCTCTTGTGGTGTATGGTTACAGATTGCTACATCTCGCGGTTTACCAGTATCTTCTTCTCATGCAGTAGTAGGTGCGATCGCTGGGTTTAGTTGGGTAGCTTTAGGAATAGGTGCAATCGATTGGTCATCCATTGGCTTAATAACTATTGGTTGGATATTAACCCCAGTTATCAGTGGTGCGATCGCTGCTTTATTTTACAGTCTAATCAAACACTGGATATTAGAACAGCCAAATCAAGTTTCCCAGCTAAAAGAGTGGATTCCTTGGTTGAGTGCAGTTTTATTAGGTGTATTTGGCGTAATCGTCCTCCCCTCTCTCACCCAACCCTTAACTGATTTTCTCATTAATCAACTCGGTATTAAGATTCCTCCCCACGATATCCCCCTAGTAACAGGAATATTTGCCACAGTCGGGTTATCTTTCATCAATTGGCGACAGCTAGACAAGAGGCAGAAGGCAGGAGAGGCAAGAGAGCAGGAGTTAATAATTTCTCCCTCATCTCCCTCATCCCCCTCATCCCCCACTCCCCACTCCCGGTTGGTGAATCTCGACTACGCTCGATTACCGCTTGTCGAACCACCACTCTCCACTCCCATCGAATCCTTATTTGCTCGTTACCAAGTTCTCAGTGCTTGCTTTGTCGCCTTTGCACATGGTTCTAATGATGTGGGGAATGCGATCGCACCTTTAGCGGCGATCGTTTATGTTAATCAAACTGGGCAAGTTCCTAGCGATGGTATTACCGTTCCCCTGTGGATTTTAATTCTTGGTGGTGCGGGGATTGTTGGTGGTTTAGCGGTTTGGGGTGAAAAGGTGATTGCTACAATTGGCGAAAACATTATTACCTTACAACCCAGTAGCGGTTTTTGTGCAGAACTTGCCACTGCCACTACTATTTTATTAGCCTCCCGCATGGGTTTACCTGTCTCTACCTCCCACGCTTTGGTAGGTGGCGTAGTTGGTGTAGGACTGGTACAAAGCCTCAATTCGGTAAAATTTCAAACTCTCCAAGGTATTGCTACTGCATGGTTAGTAACAGTGCCTATAAGTGCCATTCTGAGTGCTACCATCTTTAGCATTGCGCGGATTTTATTTTTTTAA